The following coding sequences are from one Dermacentor andersoni chromosome 5, qqDerAnde1_hic_scaffold, whole genome shotgun sequence window:
- the LOC126532257 gene encoding toll-like receptor 2 yields the protein MGLQMEIEIGKAMFVRVAQQVFLFCKPRVNWQMMRWYPFYGATSLHNNVADYFPTIWLQVPMGTRIAVVLLWIATSVDCHVLRHGCHEITGQSTLLTRFRHCKVTIEDGHLNALCNILVVSPPLQEFIPADPEVLTMEQLLVSDKPVVNMTPEDGPACLSLRAVKLKKWDDFPQALAKNYDHFLTAEHRHFGPFSVYSMLIYIRQMTFSTTFNRGPPLAAAVPIGRLADGSCSFDIYGFVDRYHHNFSSKPDIPAFVKYWNLRFTMTEAANVTFTDTVKMIPIALFRIVALTPIKRVVFHKCNFERIGFNEIPRVKGLESLEFFQAPIKEVHPFAFDLSRDLKNISFVSTMLSGIPEAIFLLKQLDTLDMSDTDVPRNATFGFCPGKCPWNSTALRLIISGTNLTTLPNRAFCGFPMLKEVFLDRCRLTNIHGSPFECLEQLEVLSISRNDIKWLHGENLKGLKRLVYLNMNNNGITYLQGSHVLSNLISLRTLAVAQNEIDEVQFDSMNNFAIQELNLAGNQLRLWRPPLFIHMRKLKDLNLADNVLSRIDDDMRRDLYHIDHVNVSYNPWDCSSCQLKNLRSVLQMHPDMCNNCFLCAQPLEQYGKDVRYVTWPEDKCSPLDHYRTYGVPVILSFMSMTMLAYVLYRNRWYCMYGLLYLKVSIKGYRRQRHSDRFIWDGFLSYHTSDADLVRDVLIPRLESPPMHFRLCVAERDFIPGLPIVENICRAIALSRTSVFVLSREFCRSRWCMFELSLAHHRLSESDRHYGIVLIKKNDVDESEMGDVVEYYVKSRTYVQLPLDSPGDAQKGFFWLQLQAALEH from the coding sequence ATGGGACTGCAAATGGAAATAGAAATTGGGAAAGCAATGTTCGTACGAGTTGCGCAGCAAGTATTTTTGTTCTGTAAGCCTCGCGTTAATTGGCAGATGATGAGGTGGTATCCATTTTATGGTGCGACATCATTGCACAATAATGTGGCTGATTATTTCCCAACTATCTGGTTGCAGGTACCGATGGGTACAAGAATCGCCGTAGTGCTTCTGTGGATTGCAACAAGCGTCGATTGCCATGTCTTGCGCCATGGGTGCCACGAAATCACGGGACAAAGCACACTGCTGACGCGATTCCGGCACTGCAAGGTGACCATTGAAGACGGGCACCTTAACGCTCTTTGCAACATCCTCGTTGTGTCACCGCCCCTGCAAGAGTTCATCCCCGCAGATCCCGAGGTACTGACGATGGAACAGCTTCTCGTGTCGGACAAGCCCGTAGTCAATATGACTCCAGAGGACGGTCCTGCGTGCTTATCGCTGCGCGCAGTCAAGCTTAAGAAGTGGGATGACTTCCCGCAGGCGTTGGCCAAGAATTACGACCACTTCTTGACGGCCGAGCATAGGCACTTCGGACCATTCAGCGTCTACTCTATGCTAATCTACATTCGACAGATGACTTTCAGCACCACATTCAACAGAGGCCCGCCATTAGCTGCCGCTGTGCCCATTGGTAGGCTGGCAGACGGAAGCTGCAGCTTTGACATCTACGGCTTTGTCGACCGCTACCACCACAATTTCAGTTCAAAACCTGACATACCGGCGTTCGTCAAATACTGGAATCTCCGCTTTACTATGACGGAGGCGGCGAACGTTACGTTCACTGACACGGTCAAGATGATCCCCATTGCACTGTTCAGGATTGTAGCCCTCACACCCATCAAGCGTGTTGTCTTCCACAAGTGTAACTTTGAGCGCATCGGTTTTAACGAGATACCACGCGTCAAGGGCCTTGAGAGCCTGGAGTTCTTCCAGGCGCCTATTAAAGAAGTTCATCCGTTTGCTTTCGACCTGAGCAGAGATCTGAAAAATATTTCATTCGTCAGCACAATGCTTTCAGGCATTCCAGAAGCGATCTTTCTGTTGAAGCAGCTTGACACACTCGACATGAGCGACACGGACGTGCCTCGTAACGCCACCTTCGGGTTTTGTCCTGGAAAGTGCCCGTGGAATAGCACTGCGCTACGGCTAATAATTAGTGGCACCAACCTTACCACGTTACCAAATCGCGCCTTCTGCGGATTCCCGATGCTGAAGGAAGTCTTCTTGGACAGGTGCCGCCTGACAAATATCCATGGGTCACCGTTCGAGTGCTTGGAACAACTAGAAGTTCTGTCAATCTCTCGAAACGATATTAAGTGGCTTCACGGAGAAAACCTAAAGGGTCTTAAACGCCTAGTCTATCTGAATATGAACAATAACGGTATTACCTATTTGCAAGGCTCACACGTATTATCTAATCTCATCTCTCTCCGCACACTAGCAGTCGCCCAGAACGAGATCGATGAAGTGCAGTTTGATTCCATGAACAATTTCGCTATACAGGAGCTTAACCTCGCAGGGAACCAGTTACGACTGTGGAGGCCGCCACTCTTTATTCACATGCGTAAATTGAAAGACCTGAACTTGGCGGACAACGTGCTCTCCCGGATAGACGACGACATGCGGCGTGACTTGTATCACATCGACCATGTGAACGTCAGTTACAATCCCTGGGACTGCTCCAGCTGCCAGCTGAAAAACCTTCGTTCTGTTTTGCAAATGCACCCAGACATGTGCAACAACTGTTTTTTATGTGCGCAACCCCTGGAGCAATACGGGAAGGACGTCCGATACGTGACCTGGCCAGAAGACAAATGCAGCCCGCTTGACCACTATAGGACCTACGGTGTCCCTGTGATCCTTTCCTTCATGAGCATGACCATGCTGGCCTACGTTCTTTACCGGAACCGCTGGTACTGTATGTACGGCCTGCTGTACCTCAAGGTATCCATCAAAGGATATCGAAGGCAAAGACACTCTGACCGCTTCATCTGGGATGGTTTCTTGTCCTACCACACCTCGGACGCCGACTTGGTTCGGGACGTGCTTATTCCGCGGCTAGAGTCACCTCCCATGCATTTCCGGCTCTGCGTGGCCGAGCGAGACTTCATTCCGGGCCTCCCGATTGTTGAAAACATCTGCCGCGCCATAGCGCTGAGTCGCACATCGGTTTTTGTGTTGAGCCGCGAGTTCTGTCGCAGCCGGTGGTGCATGTTCGAGCTGAGTCTGGCACACCACCGCCTCTCCGAAAGCGATCGCCATTACGGTATTGTGTTGATAAAGAAAAACGACGTAGACGAGTCTGAGATGGGCGACGTGGTCGAGTATTACGTCAAGTCACGCACCTACGTCCAGTTGCCCTTGGATAGCCCGGGCGATGCACAGAAAGGCTTTTTTTGGCTCCAGCTTCAGGCGGCATTGGAACactag